A window from Kovacikia minuta CCNUW1 encodes these proteins:
- a CDS encoding CHAT domain-containing protein: MAQTYGNFELLIWDDGSTDRSLEIAQDYAKQDSRLRVMAAPHRGRVLALQAAIAQTSGTYLGWVDSDDRLDSKALQETVPVLDCHPETGMVYTDYVNINAAGSVTSYGHRCHIPYSKERLLLDFMTFHFRLIRRSVFDQVGGIDGSLNYVEDYDLCLRLSEVTSVRRVRKPLYYYRQHATNASQQWRLEQVLRARAVVQRAIGRRGLADRFALDVQFPEGRFLLRRKRSGKRGVGGGEWGVGNASRSMMGDKPALKPWVAVSIGSVLATLPFASLPGTRAVQAQSIIPATDGTNTRVTPTGNRFDISGGTQAGANLFHSFQQFGLNQGQIANFLANPSIQNILGRVTGGDASIINGLIQVTGGTANLYLLNPAGIVFGRNASLNVSGSFTATTATGVGFGCGVWGVGCGGWFNAVGENTYANLVGNPAAFAFAVNQPGAVVNAGNLTMGTGQTITLLGGVVVNTGQVSAPGGLVTIAAVPGQNLLRLTQLGSLLSFEIQPLSNQPNSLSPSPYLLAPPSLPQLLTGGNLESATGVRVNPDGSIRLVGTNQNIPVQAGTVVVSGTLAVSGETAGTVQVLGNRVGILNATIQASGDTGGGTVLIGGGYRGQGTVPNASSTFVDADSVITADSLLNGTGGQVVVWADNVTRFLGNISARGGANAGNGGLVEVSGKQDLIYRGWVDTSAPAGNPGMLLLDPENITIVAGGTGSNDTALPEIFSTDFPGQSITISQAAIEGFGYGNILLEATNNITIEPLTGGTLTFGLSSSVTLRADADGNGVGNFSMNPTNTLVTPGIDLSISGANLAVGNIQTTNGRISQAGNVDLSASGNITTGNIDASSITGLGYGGGNVRISSASGAIATGTISTRSDSQAGFVELSAPSSSGNISFSSIDARGTTAGGAVSMIAGGLVRGTGLLNSPGSPTIDSSGGSVSGAITIQHDGGALGIPFIVGDATINGTAGAITNGTTSAPNTVSPGQAFPGNFTQTDIQLLTSSPSNFPPDSPPLPPPTDENPLPNLEQQEDIADDLTPSQEEELPVEIPQLDAAIGTESNAEIAQREDAVTDEFEDYLDLPNPVPKVTPEEAVNILEQIGAETGIKPALVYASFVPVLMSVSGNQPRSPISQGLQPRDDDQLELVVITAQGQPIRRLVAGATRGQVLKAIQQFLNEITDPRKVRTTSYLPLARQLYRWLVAPIETDLQARGIGNLAYISDTGLRFVPLAALHDGKQFLVEKFSVGLMPSLSLTDTRYAPLKSAPVLAMGASEFADLPPLPAVPTELSLITRNIRQGTAFLNQAFTLENLKQQRQQTPYQIIHLATHSEFQSGALGNSYIQLWDTRLRVDQLRQLGWSNPPVELLVLSACRTALGSDDAELGFAGFAVQAGVKSALASLWNVSESGHLGFNDGVLPPTANRPD; encoded by the coding sequence CTGGCTCAGACCTATGGGAATTTTGAGTTGCTGATTTGGGATGATGGTTCCACCGATCGCTCCCTCGAAATTGCTCAAGACTATGCCAAACAGGATTCCCGTTTGCGGGTGATGGCGGCTCCCCATCGGGGGCGGGTTTTGGCGTTACAGGCGGCGATTGCCCAAACCAGCGGCACCTATCTGGGTTGGGTCGATAGTGACGATCGGTTAGATTCTAAAGCGCTCCAGGAGACGGTTCCCGTTCTTGACTGCCACCCGGAAACGGGGATGGTTTATACGGATTACGTCAATATCAACGCAGCAGGCAGCGTGACCAGCTATGGTCACCGCTGCCACATTCCCTATTCCAAAGAGCGACTGCTGCTGGATTTTATGACGTTTCACTTTCGCCTCATCCGGCGATCGGTGTTTGACCAGGTGGGCGGCATCGACGGCTCGCTGAACTATGTGGAAGATTATGACCTCTGCCTGCGTTTATCGGAAGTTACTTCGGTGCGGCGGGTTCGCAAACCCCTTTACTATTACCGTCAACATGCGACCAACGCTTCCCAACAGTGGCGGTTGGAGCAAGTGTTGCGGGCAAGAGCAGTGGTGCAACGGGCGATCGGGCGACGGGGATTAGCCGATCGGTTTGCCCTGGATGTTCAATTTCCAGAGGGGCGGTTTCTGTTGCGACGGAAGCGATCCGGGAAGCGGGGAGTGGGGGGTGGGGAATGGGGAGTGGGGAATGCGAGTCGCTCCATGATGGGAGACAAGCCAGCACTTAAACCTTGGGTCGCAGTCAGTATCGGTTCGGTGTTAGCCACGCTGCCGTTTGCCAGTTTGCCTGGCACAAGGGCTGTGCAAGCCCAATCGATTATTCCGGCAACGGATGGCACGAATACCCGCGTTACTCCGACTGGCAACCGATTTGATATTAGCGGGGGAACCCAGGCAGGAGCCAACCTCTTCCACAGCTTTCAGCAGTTTGGGCTGAACCAGGGACAGATCGCCAATTTTCTTGCCAATCCCTCAATTCAAAACATTTTGGGGCGGGTGACTGGGGGAGATGCCTCAATCATCAATGGGTTAATTCAGGTTACGGGGGGAACCGCCAACCTGTATTTGCTCAATCCAGCGGGGATCGTGTTTGGTCGCAATGCCAGTCTGAATGTGTCCGGTTCGTTTACGGCAACCACGGCAACGGGAGTGGGGTTTGGTTGTGGGGTGTGGGGTGTGGGGTGTGGGGGTTGGTTTAATGCAGTGGGAGAAAATACCTACGCCAATTTGGTGGGTAATCCGGCGGCGTTTGCGTTTGCGGTGAACCAGCCAGGAGCGGTGGTGAATGCGGGCAACCTTACGATGGGGACAGGTCAAACCATCACATTGCTCGGAGGTGTGGTCGTCAATACAGGGCAGGTGTCTGCCCCCGGAGGGCTGGTCACGATCGCTGCGGTTCCCGGACAAAACCTGCTTCGCCTGACTCAACTCGGTAGTTTACTGAGCTTTGAAATTCAACCCCTCTCTAATCAACCCAACTCCCTATCTCCTAGCCCCTATCTCCTAGCTCCTCCTTCTCTGCCCCAACTCCTTACGGGTGGCAACCTGGAGAGTGCCACTGGGGTAAGGGTCAATCCAGATGGCAGCATCCGCTTAGTTGGAACGAATCAGAACATCCCGGTTCAAGCGGGAACAGTGGTAGTTTCAGGAACGCTTGCTGTCTCCGGTGAAACGGCAGGAACAGTGCAGGTTCTGGGAAATCGGGTGGGGATACTGAACGCCACCATCCAGGCATCTGGCGATACGGGCGGAGGAACTGTCCTGATTGGGGGTGGCTATCGTGGACAGGGAACGGTTCCCAATGCCAGCAGCACCTTTGTTGATGCGGATTCAGTTATTACTGCCGATAGTTTGCTGAATGGAACGGGTGGGCAGGTGGTGGTGTGGGCAGACAACGTAACCCGTTTTCTGGGCAACATCAGTGCCCGGGGCGGGGCTAACGCTGGGAATGGGGGGTTGGTGGAGGTATCGGGTAAGCAGGATTTGATCTACCGGGGGTGGGTGGATACCAGCGCCCCTGCTGGGAATCCTGGGATGCTGCTGCTTGATCCGGAGAACATTACCATCGTTGCGGGTGGGACTGGCTCCAATGACACGGCATTACCTGAGATCTTTAGTACCGATTTTCCAGGTCAATCGATCACTATTTCCCAGGCAGCGATCGAGGGATTTGGCTATGGCAATATTCTCCTGGAAGCGACGAATAATATCACCATTGAACCGTTAACGGGTGGCACACTTACCTTTGGCTTATCCTCTTCGGTGACCCTGCGGGCAGATGCGGATGGCAATGGGGTGGGCAATTTTTCCATGAATCCCACCAATACTCTGGTGACACCCGGAATTGATTTGTCCATCTCTGGGGCAAACCTGGCTGTGGGAAATATCCAGACGACAAATGGTCGCATCTCCCAGGCAGGGAATGTTGACCTTTCGGCATCTGGCAATATCACGACTGGGAATATTGATGCCAGCAGTATCACAGGTTTAGGGTATGGGGGAGGCAATGTCAGAATTTCCAGTGCGTCTGGGGCGATCGCGACCGGAACCATTTCCACCCGCAGCGACAGTCAGGCTGGTTTCGTCGAACTATCTGCCCCATCCAGTAGTGGCAATATCAGCTTTTCCAGCATTGATGCCAGGGGGACAACGGCGGGAGGAGCGGTTTCAATGATCGCAGGCGGCTTAGTTCGAGGAACTGGATTGCTGAATAGTCCTGGTAGCCCAACGATCGATAGTAGCGGGGGCAGTGTTTCCGGTGCCATTACCATTCAACATGATGGGGGCGCGTTGGGAATTCCTTTTATCGTTGGGGATGCAACAATCAATGGCACCGCTGGAGCCATCACCAATGGCACAACTAGCGCACCCAATACCGTCTCTCCAGGGCAGGCTTTTCCCGGCAACTTTACTCAAACCGATATCCAACTCCTGACCTCTTCCCCCTCCAATTTCCCCCCCGACTCCCCACCCCTTCCCCCTCCAACCGATGAGAACCCTCTGCCCAATTTGGAACAACAGGAAGACATTGCCGATGATTTGACCCCATCTCAGGAAGAGGAGTTGCCAGTTGAAATTCCCCAGCTAGATGCGGCGATCGGGACTGAATCTAATGCTGAGATTGCCCAGCGGGAAGATGCGGTGACGGACGAGTTTGAAGATTATCTGGATTTGCCGAATCCGGTGCCAAAAGTTACGCCAGAGGAAGCTGTGAATATTCTGGAGCAGATTGGGGCGGAGACAGGGATCAAACCCGCGTTAGTTTATGCTTCCTTTGTCCCAGTATTGATGTCTGTTTCTGGCAATCAACCACGATCGCCCATCAGTCAGGGGCTACAGCCACGGGATGATGATCAGTTGGAGTTGGTGGTAATTACCGCCCAAGGGCAGCCCATCCGCAGGTTGGTTGCAGGAGCAACCCGTGGTCAGGTACTCAAAGCAATCCAACAATTTTTGAATGAAATTACCGATCCACGGAAAGTTCGGACAACCAGTTACTTGCCGTTAGCCAGGCAACTCTATCGCTGGCTGGTTGCTCCGATCGAAACGGACCTGCAAGCACGGGGTATCGGTAACCTGGCTTATATCTCCGATACGGGATTGCGCTTTGTGCCGCTGGCAGCGTTGCACGATGGCAAGCAATTTCTGGTAGAAAAATTCAGTGTGGGGCTAATGCCCAGCCTCAGTTTGACGGACACCCGCTATGCTCCCCTCAAGAGTGCCCCCGTCCTGGCAATGGGTGCCTCCGAATTTGCCGACCTGCCGCCCCTACCCGCAGTTCCCACCGAATTGTCATTAATCACCCGCAACATCCGCCAGGGAACAGCCTTTCTGAATCAAGCCTTTACGTTGGAGAACTTGAAGCAACAACGGCAGCAAACGCCCTACCAGATCATTCATCTGGCAACCCACAGCGAATTCCAATCCGGTGCTTTGGGCAATTCCTACATCCAACTCTGGGATACCCGACTTCGAGTAGACCAACTTCGGCAGTTGGGCTGGAGCAACCCGCCTGTTGAATTGCTGGTTCTAAGTGCCTGCCGCACCGCCCTGGGCAGCGATGATGCGGAGTTAGGCTTTGCTGGATTTGCCGTGCAAGCAGGCGTCAAATCTGCCCTGGCAAGTTTGTGGAATGTCAGCGAGTCAGGGCACCTTGGGTTTAATGACGGAGTTCTACCGCCAACTGCAAACCGCCCCGATTAA
- a CDS encoding CHAT domain-containing protein: MTEFYRQLQTAPIKAEALRRAQIAMLRGEVQIEAGQLRSSRGGELVLPATLTVGGKLPLFHPYYWSAFTLIGSPW; encoded by the coding sequence ATGACGGAGTTCTACCGCCAACTGCAAACCGCCCCGATTAAAGCAGAGGCGCTGAGACGGGCGCAGATTGCCATGCTTAGAGGAGAGGTGCAAATTGAAGCCGGACAACTACGCAGCTCGCGCGGGGGGGAACTGGTTCTCCCGGCAACCCTAACAGTCGGTGGAAAACTCCCCCTGTTCCATCCCTACTACTGGTCAGCGTTTACATTGATTGGGAGTCCGTGGTGA
- the acs gene encoding acetate--CoA ligase encodes MSESSIESILQEKRLFHPPAEFSQNARIKSLEEYHRLYDKAKADPQAFWAELAETELHWFQKWDTVLDWQPPFAKWFVNGKTNISYNCLDRHLTTWRRNKAALIWEGEPGDSRTLTYAQLHREVCQFANVLKQLGVQKGDRVGIYMPMIPEAAIAMLACARIGAPHSVVFGGFSAEALRDRLIDAEAKLVITADGGWRKDAIVPLKDQVDKALANNSAPSVQNTLVVKRTGQSISMEPGRDHWWHDLQAGAAADCPAEPMDSEDMLFILYTSGSTGKPKGVVHTTAGYNLYTHMTTQWIFDLREEDVYWCTADVGWITGHSYIVYGPLSNGATTLMYEGAPRASNPGCFWDVIEKYGVNVFYTAPTAIRAFIKMGEHLPKARNLSSLRLLGTVGEPINPEAWMWYYRVIGGERCPIVDTWWQTETGGIMITPLPGAIPTKPGSATLPFPGILADVVDLEGNPVGENNGGYLAVRHPWPGMMRTVYGDPERFRRTYWEHIPPKDGQYLYFAGDGARQDEDGYFWVMGRVDDVINVAGHRLGTMEVESALVSHPAVAEAAVVGKPDELKGQDIVAFVTLENHYSASNELLKELKQHVVSEIGAIARPGEIRFADALPKTRSGKIMRRLLRSLAAGEEVSGDTSTLEDRGVLDKLRQG; translated from the coding sequence ATGTCTGAATCGTCGATCGAATCCATCCTGCAAGAGAAGCGTTTGTTCCATCCCCCTGCGGAATTTTCCCAGAACGCGCGGATTAAAAGCCTGGAGGAGTATCACAGGCTATACGACAAGGCGAAAGCCGATCCTCAGGCATTTTGGGCAGAACTGGCAGAAACGGAACTGCACTGGTTTCAGAAGTGGGATACGGTTTTAGACTGGCAGCCACCGTTTGCTAAATGGTTTGTCAACGGTAAGACCAATATTTCCTACAACTGTCTGGATCGGCACCTGACGACCTGGCGACGAAATAAGGCAGCGCTGATTTGGGAAGGGGAACCGGGGGATTCTCGCACCCTCACCTATGCCCAGTTGCACCGGGAGGTGTGCCAGTTTGCCAATGTGCTGAAACAATTGGGGGTACAGAAGGGCGATCGGGTTGGGATCTACATGCCCATGATTCCAGAAGCGGCGATCGCCATGCTTGCCTGTGCCCGAATTGGTGCGCCCCACTCGGTGGTATTTGGTGGCTTTAGCGCCGAGGCACTCCGCGATCGGCTGATTGATGCCGAGGCAAAACTGGTCATTACCGCTGATGGGGGCTGGCGAAAGGACGCGATCGTTCCCTTAAAAGATCAGGTAGACAAAGCACTGGCAAACAACAGTGCCCCCAGCGTCCAAAATACCTTAGTGGTCAAACGGACGGGACAATCGATTTCTATGGAACCCGGGCGCGACCACTGGTGGCACGATTTACAGGCGGGTGCGGCGGCGGATTGCCCCGCCGAGCCAATGGACAGCGAAGATATGCTGTTCATTCTCTACACCTCTGGTAGTACGGGCAAACCGAAGGGTGTTGTCCATACCACAGCAGGCTATAACCTCTATACCCACATGACGACTCAGTGGATCTTTGATCTGCGGGAGGAGGATGTTTACTGGTGTACCGCTGATGTCGGTTGGATTACCGGACATAGCTATATCGTCTATGGACCGCTTTCCAACGGTGCCACAACCCTGATGTATGAAGGTGCGCCGCGTGCTTCTAACCCTGGCTGCTTTTGGGATGTGATTGAGAAGTACGGCGTTAACGTGTTTTACACCGCCCCTACAGCAATCCGAGCATTTATCAAAATGGGTGAACATTTGCCTAAGGCACGGAATTTGTCCTCCTTGCGGTTATTGGGAACCGTGGGCGAACCGATCAACCCAGAAGCCTGGATGTGGTATTACCGGGTGATTGGCGGAGAGCGTTGCCCGATCGTGGATACCTGGTGGCAAACAGAGACGGGCGGCATCATGATCACTCCCCTGCCGGGGGCAATTCCCACCAAACCGGGGTCGGCAACCTTACCCTTTCCGGGCATTTTGGCGGATGTGGTGGATCTGGAGGGTAACCCCGTTGGTGAAAATAATGGCGGCTACCTGGCTGTGCGCCACCCCTGGCCCGGTATGATGCGCACTGTTTATGGCGATCCGGAGCGCTTCCGGCGGACCTACTGGGAACACATTCCTCCCAAAGATGGGCAGTATCTTTATTTCGCAGGCGACGGTGCCCGCCAGGATGAAGACGGTTATTTCTGGGTCATGGGTCGGGTCGATGATGTGATTAATGTCGCTGGGCACCGCCTTGGCACAATGGAGGTAGAATCGGCGTTGGTATCCCATCCGGCAGTGGCGGAAGCCGCTGTGGTGGGCAAACCGGATGAATTGAAGGGGCAGGATATTGTTGCCTTTGTCACGCTGGAAAATCATTACAGTGCCAGCAATGAGCTATTGAAAGAACTGAAGCAACATGTGGTGAGCGAGATTGGCGCGATCGCCCGTCCGGGAGAAATCCGGTTTGCCGATGCCCTCCCCAAAACCCGTTCTGGCAAAATTATGCGCCGACTGCTGCGATCGCTTGCCGCTGGGGAAGAAGTCTCTGGCGACACCTCGACGCTGGAAGACCGGGGCGTATTAGATAAATTGCGGCAGGGTTAG
- a CDS encoding P-loop NTPase family protein, giving the protein MMGVDFQRFFEACQPDRSLNLAKSEDRQYYIDFSPVRGNRIIQKLRKTISLSRTPTCQLFSGHVGCGKTTELFRLKNELEMEGFYVVYFESTEDLELDNVDVTDVLLAIARQVSEKLERDQIHLQPQGFRKLLQDAVAFLQTPIDLTGTQLTLPGGAKMSANRDGKFEFSLPLGIASITAEAKKDKDLHERLRQYLAPRTNTLLSVINEELLKPATAALMAQGKRGLVVMVDNLDRIGAQLNKANRPQNEYLFIEQGAELRKLSCHLIYTVPLVLLFTNERDLLVNRLGGGAEPTVLPMVPVQSRDGQVYQEGMRLLRQMVLARAFPDVISEQERVERVDEIFEDPSLLDRLCFISGGHVRKLMSLLFSCLQVDDLPLSSRGLENVIRDYRDALLVTVDDEEWELIVQVIQRQGGVIQGEKQFKVLLPSTFFFEYRDNEGRWFGLNPVLAETREYKNLVRQV; this is encoded by the coding sequence ATGATGGGCGTAGATTTTCAACGGTTTTTTGAGGCGTGCCAGCCCGATCGATCCTTGAATTTAGCAAAATCTGAGGATCGGCAGTATTACATTGACTTTTCCCCCGTTCGGGGCAACCGGATTATTCAAAAATTGAGGAAAACGATTAGCCTCTCTAGAACTCCCACCTGCCAACTATTTAGTGGGCACGTTGGCTGTGGCAAAACCACGGAATTATTCCGGCTCAAGAATGAACTCGAAATGGAAGGCTTTTATGTCGTCTATTTCGAGAGCACTGAGGATTTGGAACTGGATAATGTGGATGTCACCGATGTGTTGCTGGCGATCGCCCGTCAAGTGAGTGAAAAACTGGAGCGGGATCAAATCCATCTGCAACCACAGGGCTTCCGAAAACTCTTGCAGGATGCGGTTGCCTTCCTGCAAACCCCGATCGACCTGACGGGCACACAGCTTACCCTACCCGGTGGCGCTAAGATGAGCGCCAATCGGGACGGTAAATTTGAGTTTTCCTTGCCCCTGGGAATTGCCAGTATTACCGCCGAGGCAAAAAAAGATAAGGATCTCCACGAACGGCTACGTCAGTACCTTGCCCCCCGCACAAATACGCTTTTAAGTGTGATTAACGAAGAACTCCTGAAACCTGCGACCGCCGCTCTGATGGCGCAGGGCAAACGGGGGTTGGTGGTAATGGTAGACAACCTCGATCGGATTGGTGCCCAGCTTAACAAAGCAAACCGCCCCCAGAATGAATATCTATTTATTGAACAGGGGGCTGAACTCCGCAAACTTTCCTGCCATTTAATTTACACTGTTCCCCTGGTGTTACTGTTCACCAACGAGCGGGATCTGCTGGTTAATCGCCTGGGTGGAGGAGCCGAACCAACGGTGTTACCGATGGTACCAGTCCAATCCCGTGATGGGCAGGTTTATCAGGAGGGAATGCGTTTGTTGCGTCAAATGGTGCTGGCGCGTGCTTTTCCAGATGTAATCTCCGAGCAGGAGCGGGTGGAGCGGGTGGATGAAATCTTTGAAGATCCTTCCCTCCTCGATCGCCTCTGTTTCATCAGCGGCGGACATGTTCGCAAACTCATGTCCCTCTTGTTTTCTTGTCTGCAAGTAGACGATTTGCCGCTGTCCAGCCGGGGCTTGGAAAATGTGATTCGAGACTACCGGGATGCACTCCTGGTGACTGTAGATGACGAAGAATGGGAACTGATTGTGCAGGTCATTCAGCGCCAGGGAGGGGTGATTCAGGGCGAGAAACAATTCAAAGTGCTGCTGCCCAGCACCTTTTTCTTTGAATACCGGGACAATGAAGGTCGCTGGTTTGGGCTTAACCCGGTTCTGGCAGAAACACGGGAATACAAAAATTTGGTTAGACAAGTCTAG
- a CDS encoding tetratricopeptide repeat protein — protein sequence MSDAPPREDYTSINERSLNRLVRAIRLSQGRFSLNFVRCNYIELQVEMQQRLQANCPFAVRCLTLPRSAETLYTAIKNELKGEQPQALMVSGFESVVALDNLLASTNQVRDDFRKSFAFPLVLWINDEVLKKLTQTAPDFSSWAGVPIPFATSTKALVALLKKETDALFTHAMEVGAGRFPRSSAYYPAVAARTHGQLKLALKELRDRGQEPDSLLSASLQFILGQVAYANGQMEEARTLYEQSLAFWQQPENITTTIGIERRGCLLFYLGLWWRRWAVLHRADQIGAWQQAHDYYQQCIQGLLKGDRRDLAAKFINAWGEVLRHLAKLDPTSHERWAELESVAKTAIELHQTYFDPIRLAYGYGLLAEVALSKLAWLDAEQQARLALQINDQPPNPAPDSQRQYEERSWARDHYRSLYLLLLAQAQRHVESLRQAVATLETAKATCNHAYDPLLYTSILETLRELYYQQGKYVRAFETKRRTAHDRATVQTASVYWSSSPSARVAGD from the coding sequence ATGTCGGACGCTCCACCTCGGGAAGATTACACAAGCATCAACGAGCGATCGCTCAACCGATTAGTGCGGGCAATTCGCCTGTCTCAGGGGCGGTTTTCGCTCAATTTTGTGCGCTGTAATTACATTGAATTGCAAGTTGAAATGCAGCAACGTCTGCAAGCAAACTGCCCCTTCGCGGTGCGCTGTCTGACCCTGCCTCGATCGGCTGAAACCCTTTATACCGCCATTAAAAATGAATTAAAGGGAGAACAGCCGCAGGCGTTGATGGTTTCTGGGTTTGAGTCCGTTGTTGCGCTGGATAATCTACTGGCTTCGACCAACCAGGTGCGAGATGATTTCCGCAAAAGTTTTGCGTTTCCGCTAGTGCTGTGGATCAACGACGAAGTTTTGAAGAAATTGACGCAAACAGCACCGGATTTTAGTAGTTGGGCAGGAGTTCCCATTCCGTTTGCCACTTCCACAAAGGCTTTAGTTGCGCTTCTAAAAAAGGAAACGGATGCACTATTTACGCATGCAATGGAGGTCGGGGCGGGCAGATTTCCACGTAGTTCGGCGTATTACCCAGCAGTTGCGGCTCGTACCCACGGACAGCTAAAACTGGCGCTCAAGGAATTGCGCGATCGCGGGCAGGAACCCGATTCTCTCCTGTCAGCCAGTTTGCAATTTATTCTGGGGCAGGTTGCCTACGCCAATGGGCAGATGGAGGAAGCCCGCACCCTCTACGAACAAAGTTTGGCATTCTGGCAACAGCCGGAAAATATCACAACTACAATCGGGATTGAGCGTCGGGGCTGCCTGCTATTCTATTTGGGGTTGTGGTGGCGGCGCTGGGCAGTGCTGCATCGAGCGGATCAAATCGGTGCATGGCAGCAGGCGCACGATTACTATCAGCAGTGTATTCAGGGATTACTCAAAGGCGATCGCCGTGATCTGGCAGCGAAGTTTATCAATGCCTGGGGAGAGGTACTCCGCCATCTGGCAAAACTCGACCCTACCAGCCATGAACGCTGGGCTGAACTGGAATCGGTGGCTAAAACGGCGATCGAATTACATCAAACCTACTTTGATCCGATTCGGCTTGCCTACGGCTACGGTTTGCTGGCTGAGGTTGCCCTTTCCAAATTAGCCTGGTTAGATGCAGAGCAACAGGCAAGGCTGGCGCTGCAAATCAATGATCAGCCCCCCAATCCGGCACCCGATTCCCAACGGCAATACGAAGAGCGGAGTTGGGCAAGAGATCACTACCGCAGCCTGTATTTGCTATTGCTGGCGCAAGCCCAACGCCATGTAGAGTCCCTCAGACAGGCAGTTGCAACCCTGGAAACTGCCAAAGCAACCTGCAACCATGCCTATGATCCGCTCCTCTACACCTCGATCCTGGAAACGCTGCGGGAACTCTACTACCAGCAGGGGAAATATGTGCGGGCATTTGAAACCAAACGTCGAACAGCGCACGATCGAGCAACAGTACAGACTGCGAGCGTTTATTGGAGCAGTTCGCCTTCAGCCAGAGTTGCAGGTGATTAA